From Leopardus geoffroyi isolate Oge1 chromosome B4, O.geoffroyi_Oge1_pat1.0, whole genome shotgun sequence, a single genomic window includes:
- the CSRNP2 gene encoding cysteine/serine-rich nuclear protein 2 has product MDAFTGSGLKRKFDDVDVGSSVSNSDDEISSSDSADSCDSLNPPTTASFTPTSILKRQKQLRRKNVRFDQVTVYYFARRQGFTSVPSQGGSSLGMAQRHNSVRSYTLCEFAQEQEVNHREILREHLKEEKLHAKKMKLTKNGTVESVEADGLTLDDVSDEDIDVENVEVDDYFFLQPLPTKRRRALLRASGVHRIDAEEKQELRAIRLSREECGCDCRLYCDPEACACSQAGIKCQVDRMSFPCGCSRDGCGNMAGRIEFNPIRVRTHYLHTIMKLELESKRQVSRPPAPDEEPSPAAGCSLTGAQGSETQDFQEFIAENETAVMHLQSAEELERLKAEEDSSGSSASLDSSIESLGVCILEEPLAVPEELCPGLTAPILIQAQLPPGSSVLCFAENSDHPAASAVNSPSYLNGGPLVYYQVEQRPVLGVKGDPSAEEVPPSFPKEKDLNVFSLPVTSLVACSPTDPAALCKSEVGKASTLEALVPEGCNPDEPESEDFRPSWSPSSLPFRTDHEEGCAVEKTSQQSEDRPPEDSSLELPLAV; this is encoded by the exons ATGGATGCATTCACGGGCTCGGGTCTCAAGAGGAAGTTTGATGATGTGGATGTGGGCTCATCAGTTTCCAACTCCGATGATGAGATCTCCAGCAGTGACAGTGCTGACAGCTGTGACAGTCTCAATCCTCCTACAACTGCCAGCTTCACGC CCACATCCATCCTCAAGCGGCAGAAGCAGCTGCGGAGGAAGAATGTGCGCTTTGACCAGGTGACCGTTTACTACTTTGCCCGACGCCAAGGCTTCACGAGTGTGCCCAGCCAGGGTGGGAGCTCTCTGGGCATGGCCCAGCGCCATAACTCCGTGCGCAGCTACACGCTCTGTGAGTTTGCTCAGGAGCAGGAGGTGAACCATCGGGAGATTCTTCGTGAACACCTAAAGGAGGAGAAGCTCCATGCCAAGAAGATGAAG CTGACCAAGAATGGGACGGTGGAGTCGGTGGAGGCCGACGGCCTGACCCTGGATGATGTTTCAGATGAAGATATTGATGTGGAAAACGTGGAGGTGGATGATTACTTCTTCCTGCAGCCCCTGCCCACCAAGCGGCGCCGAGCCTTGCTGAGGGCTTCGGGGGTCCACCGCATCGATGCCGAAGAGAAACAGGAGCTTAGAGCCATCCGCCTGTCACGGGAAGAGTGTGGTTGCGACTGTCGCCTGTACTGTGACCCAGAAGCCTGTGCCTGTAGTCAGGCTGGGATTAAATGCCAG GTGGATCGCATGTCCTTTCCGTGCGGTTGTTCCCGGGATGGCTGCGGGAACATGGCGGGGCGCATTGAATTTAATCCGATCCGGGTCCGGACTCATTACCTCCACACCATCATGAAGCTGGAGCTGGAGAGCAAGCGGCAGGTGAGCCGCCCGCCAGCCCCGGACGAGGAGCCCTCACCCGCCGCCGGTTGCAGCCTGACGGGAGCCCAGGGCTCCGAGACACAGGACTTCCAGGAGTTCATTGCTGAGAACGAGACGGCGGTCATGCACCTGCAGAGTGCAGAGGAACTGGAGCGGCTCAAGGCAGAGGAAGACTCCAGCGGCTCTAGCGCCAGCCTGGACTCCAGCATCGAGAGCCTGGGCGTGTGCATCCTGGAGGAGCCGCTGGCCGTGCCCGAAGAGCTGTGCCCGGGCCTCACAGCCCCCATCCTCATCCAGGCTCAGCTGCCCCCGGGCTCCTCGGTCCTGTGTTTCGCCGAGAACTCAGACCACCCGGCCGCCTCGGCAGTGAACAGCCCGTCCTACTTGAACGGTGGGCCCCTGGTCTACTATCAGGTGGAGCAGAGGCCAGTCCTGGGGGTGAAAGGAGATCCTAGCGCAGAAGAAGTCCCGCCTTCTTTCCCCAAGGAGAAGGATCTGAACGTCTTCTCTCTCCCGGTTACCTCACTGGTGGCTTGTAGCCCCACAGACCCAGCTGCCCTGTGTAAGTCAGAAGTGGGGAAAGCGTCCACCCTAGAGGCGCTAGTGCCCGAAGGCTGTAACCCTGACGAGCCTGAGAGCGAAGACTTCCGCCCCTCTTGGTCCCCCTCGAGCCTCCCCTTCCGCACGGACCATGAAGAGGGCTGTGCGGTGGAGAAAACCTCACAGCAGAGTGAGGACAGGCCCCCCGAAGATTCTTCCCTAGAACTCCCTCTGGCAGTGTGA